The following are encoded together in the Triticum dicoccoides isolate Atlit2015 ecotype Zavitan chromosome 6B, WEW_v2.0, whole genome shotgun sequence genome:
- the LOC119320034 gene encoding CRIB domain-containing protein RIC7-like yields MKGLLKGLRYISQIFDPKEPEIQIGAPTDVKHVAHIGWDNNSVANPAWMNEFKSQPGASGSGGLEGAGAGAGAEQPGGGGGGGGGAPKAEQSEAKPRRTRGKGSGSGEGKREGRRTAKAEASAEGGEGEAAAPKPRRRKPKTSGGGSGSGSRSKPASGGAASESSAAEAEDG; encoded by the exons ATCCCAAGGAGCCGGAGATCCAGATCGGGGCGCCGACGGACGTGAAGCACGTCGCGCACATCGGCTGGGACAACAACTCCGTCGCCAACCCCGCCTGG ATGAACGAGTTCAAGTCGCAGCCGGGAGCGTCCGGGAGCGGCGGGCTGGAAggcgcgggggcgggggcgggggcggagcagcccggaggaggaggaggaggagggggaggggcgcccaAGGCGGAGCAGTCGGAGGCGAAGCCTCGGCGGACGAGAGGGAAGGGGTCGGGGAGCGGCGAGGGGAAGCGGGAAGGGCGGCGGACGGCGAAGGCGGAGGCCTCGGCGGAGGGCGGagagggggaggcggcggcgccgaaGCCGCGGCGGAGGAAGCCCAAGACGTCCGGGGGCGGCTCGGGGTCGGGGAGCCGGTCCAAGCCGGCATCGGGGGGTGCCGCGTCGGAGTCGTCCGCCGCGGAGGCGGAAGACGGGTGA